The region AAAGTGTCTTACAAAAGAGCCCAGATTGTGGCAGATTCAAAACATGATCCGGCCTGAACGCTGGTTCCCCGTCAGGCAAGGTTTTAGGCTGGGGATCTACTGTATCACCAAACCTCAGTTTGGCCGTTTTAGGAGGGTGGCCTGTAAATCTCCTGCCATGTTGCTGGAGGAGCTCTTTAAAAATTTCCCCTGGGGTGGGTGCCGAGGGAGCAGCGTGTTTTCTTTTGTGGACGAGGCCATGCAGTCCCCAGAACAGCTGTTCCGTCTCGCGATGTAAACCTGGCTTGTGGCAGGAGATGTTTTAACCTTGTGGAgcagggggggggttgggggatgGTAGGGTCACTTCTGCAACGTTGCGTAGATGGTGGTGTTAAAGATATCTCAGTTGCCTGGGGCCACGCGCCTAAGGTTACTAATGTTGCATCATCACAACGTATCATTCTTGATCTTCTAATGCCCATACTAACTCTTTGTTGCACTATTTTCCTGAAAGaaccaacttcttcttaaaacaGGCACGGAGACACGGTTCCAAAGAGAAGTCCTCCAAGAAGCACAGGCCCGAAGAGCATAACGACAAGGACCACCCTTCggataaagggagggagagcCTGAACTCTTCTTCGGAGAATGGCGAGGACCGGCACAAGCGCAAGGAGAGGAAGCCCTCCAGGGGACGCAGCCATTCAAGGTCTCGTTCGCGGGAAAGGTAGACGCATAGTTTCCTGGTTGAGCCCACTCACAAAAGAAGGGGAGCCTTGAGTTTTGGtcttctaaaccagtgtttctcaaccttggcaacttgaagatgtcaggacttcaactcccagaattccccagccagcgaatgctggctggggaattctgggagttgaagtccagacatcttcaagttgccaaggttgagaaacactgttctaaactaacctgcggtggtggtggtggtagaacATTATGCGCCTTTGTAACTGGACTTTGTGGTCaccacaggcagtccttgacttaccagtTCGCCTAGTGATTACAggtgcattgaaaaatgtgacttaaaactgttcttcagccttaggaccattgcatcatccccgtggtcatgtgatttacattagaatgcttgacagctgactcatatttatgacggttgcaacatcccatgattcccttttgcgaccttctgacaagcagagtcaatggggaagccagatccacttaattagtgttgctaatttaacaactgcggggattcacttatcaaatgtggcagaaaaagtcataaagtggggcaaaactcacttaaaagatttctcacttagcaacataaaagtCAGGCTCAGTTgcgatcataagtcgaggaccacctgtgtttgtttcttcagccTAGTTCCAAACTCTTAGATTGGGGATCTCGTGGATTCTTTTTCTGACAATAGTTATGCCTTGACCTCTGCCACTGATTTTTCTGTAGGATGGCAATGCTGACTCGTGTTTCTGCACTCATTCCAGGGGAATATCTGCTAAATAATATAAGCCTTAAAACTTTCTCaattatcttcttttaaaaaaatacgctctaaattatcttttaaaaaaatacgctctaaattatcttcttttaaaaaaatacaatctaaattatcttcttttaaaaaaaatacaccctAAAGACAATGCTTTTATTTGTGGGTAATTAAACGGGATAGTCAGGGAAACATTAACAGGGATTTGGCGTGTGATTCCAGGCGGCACCGTAGTCGAAGCCGCGATAGAAAAAAATCCCGCTCCCGAAGTCGAGAGAAAAAGCGGCGCGTGAGATCCAGATCTCGATCCAAATCCAGGCACAGGCATAGAAGTCCCAGCAGAAGCAGGAGCCGCAGCCGGAGCAGGTGCGTTGACGTTTTTTTCAACGATAAAAGGTAGAGGGGGGTGATGGCGAACGGGAGAACAGGCTCGTTTGCGGTCTGATAAGTGATtgtgaggagaggaaaaaatcaaacTCTCTGGTTCTgagcagggaaagaaagaagagaccgGAAAAACCACGAAGGTTCAGCCGAAGTCACAGCCGAACTCCAAGCCCCCCGCCTTTCAGGGGGCGAAACACAGCGATGGATGCCCAGGAAGCCTTGGCCAGGAGGTATGAGACTCTCCTCCAAACGTTCACATATTTTGATTGTAGCTTCCTTTGATATGTTTTCTAAGATGGttttcatcacacacacacacacactcactgtgCAAGTGGAAGTGGGAAAGTATTTCACGCCCTTTATCTTTCTCATCAAATGTATCTGTCGAAatcaggattaggattaggatttatttcatttatatgccgcccttttcctcgaaggggactcagggcagttcacaattcggtcagggaagggggtacagacgggggataaaaagacgaacataacaatacacaatttaaaaacacacaataaccataccattcgaggaggggggcaaaagttctttagccccaggcctgtcggaacagccaggttttaagggctttgcggaattcggaggaggcctaatctgtgggatctgatcggtcttatTGGAGGCAATTGGCAAATCAAACTTAAGAAGGAGCAATAGAGAAAAGGACTAGATAACTTTTGGCCTGTGTGCAACTTTGTCAGcttctcctttgctgtttcattTCTAAATGAACAGTAACAGTACTGAGGTTGGGGAAAACCCCTTTTTCACGCCTTTCTGCATTGTTATTTTCCTAGGTTGGAAAGAGCCAAAAAATTGCaagaacagagagagaaagaactggTGGAGAAGCAGAAGCAACAGGAAATGGTTGCCGGTAATTGAATTTCCCCTTTCAAATAAATGGAGATAGTAACAGTGCACCACTTTTACTTCACTTTGATCTGTCTCTAGAGACTTTCTAccgttgttttaaaaaatatcagttACGTATTTGGTAAAAGCTGCCTACCAAGAGAGACGCTATCAATTTTTAAGGCCTTAAAGCTGGCGTATTAGGCGGGGCCTTTGGAAGAATAACCACTTTCTTGGTTTCAGCGGCTGCTGCCACCGGCGGGTCCGTCATCAACGTCGCGGCTCTCCTGGCTTCTGGGACACAGGTCACTCCGCAAATAGCCATGGCAGCTCAGATGGCAGCCCTGCAGGCGAAGGCTCTGGCCGAGACGGGGATAGCCGTCCCCAGCTACTACAACCCGGCAGCGGTGAACCCCATGAAGTTTGCCGagcaagaaaagaagaggaaaatgcTGTGGCAGGGCAAGAAGGAAGGGGTAACTCTCCTCGCGCCTCTATCTTTCTTTACCCATGGGGGAGTCTGCAGAGTAATGTTTTCAAAGGCGGGTCAGGGTTAACGCCTGGCTGTGCAGCTCGTGGCCCTTTGGAGTTTTCGGAATTgtaaggttcgaggttcattttatttacatgctgccctattcccagcgggactcagggcggcgcacaaacccaaaggaggggaagggaaacacaaaaactacaacagaaagtacagggcatttaaaaacaaccaacagccacacgattcgagaggggaagggaactcatcgaccccaggcctgccgacacagccaggttttaacggcttttcggaaggcctggagagaggtgagggtccgaatctctgcgggaagGTGGAAATAGCTTTAATAGGCTCATTCGCAGGGCCAAGCCGATATAGTAACTAGATGCTAAATAAGCCCTTGTGCTgaaaagtttgggggggggggggcggacacAGACCATGAGAAGGGGGCGAATGGGTTAGAGGGGAACGTTGAAAAAGAGGAAACTACCTTTTGGCATGAGAAATCTTTTTCCAGTGGCTACATGTTGATTTTTCTAGGATGAAAATACTTCGGTATGCAACCTATAAAACCTCActactttttaatgtttttataggATAAATCACAATCTGCGGAAATCTGGGAGAAGCTGAATTTCGGAAATAAGGACCAAAATGTCAAGTTTAGGAAGTTGATGGGCATTAAGGTAGGTGTTTCTAAAATTATAGCTTTGTCTTTACGCAAGAAAGATCAGCCTGAAGAGACCTGGGTGGATTTGGACAAGGCCTACAGGCTATGAAACAAAGCTTCAAAGGAGTGAAGTCACATTCTCCAGGTTAGCTGGATGAGTTAAGAGAGACAAGCTCAAACAGTGGGGAAATACAGACTTGGATTAAATTGATCTCCCGGGGATCCGATTTTTTTGTGTATACCCCGCAAGAACCCTACCAACCTTTCAGAGCAGATTTGGAGAACCTCAGTTGgggaagggacgcagtggctcagtggctaagacgctgagcttgctgatcagaaaggccagcagtttggaggttcaaatccctagagccacgtaacagagtgaactgCCATGACTTGTcgcagcttctaccaacctagcagttcgaaagcacataaaaagtgcaagtagaaaaatggggaccacctttggtgggaagggaacagcattccgtgcgcctttggtattgagtcatgccggccacatgaccacggagacgtctttggacaatgttggctcttcggtttagaaacggagatgagcactgccccctagagtcgggaaagactgGCACAtaatgtgcgagggaaacctttacagtTGGGGAAAGACTGTTTATGCTCCACTACTTGGTAACTGGTGAAAATTATGGCAACATTGGTGGAGACTTCACAGCAACGCTTCGTATCTGAATCTCTGTTGTGCGCCATTGTTAAGCTGGATGCTGGGTGTATCGGTGACTGTTCGGTTGATGCTTTCTGTCTGTTTCTCCCAGCACGAGGAGGAAGCCGGGGCGGCTAGCAGTTCAGTGGACGAGGAGAGTTATAAGACTTTGAAACAGCAAGAAGAAGTCTTCCGCAATCTGGACGCACAGTACGAAATGGCCAGGTCGCAGACGCACACCCAAAGAGGAATGGGGCTGGGCTTTACGTCTTCGATGCGAGGAATGGACGCCGTTTGAGGCAAAGGCCTTCGGACAGCTTTTGAGACTCCCGACCAAGGTTCTGTGGTTGCGGTGTTGGCTTCCTTGTTCACCGACAGCTGGCATCCTAGCTTGCATGGGTGTTAACATTGACTTTTAATTTATTgacattacaatttttttttttttgtaaataccaGATCAGTGATAACTGGTGGTTCCATGTTGTAATCAGGTTATTATACTCAAACTTCCA is a window of Thamnophis elegans isolate rThaEle1 chromosome 13, rThaEle1.pri, whole genome shotgun sequence DNA encoding:
- the RSRC2 gene encoding arginine/serine-rich coiled-coil protein 2 isoform X1, coding for MAASDSEREANPPEKSSPEREKKKERSDTSSSPRTSKHHYSRSRSRSRERKRKDNEGKKYRSRSRSKEARRHGSKEKSSKKHRPEEHNDKDHPSDKGRESLNSSSENGEDRHKRKERKPSRGRSHSRSRSRERRHRSRSRDRKKSRSRSREKKRRVRSRSRSKSRHRHRSPSRSRSRSRSRERKKRPEKPRRFSRSHSRTPSPPPFRGRNTAMDAQEALARRLERAKKLQEQREKELVEKQKQQEMVAAAAATGGSVINVAALLASGTQVTPQIAMAAQMAALQAKALAETGIAVPSYYNPAAVNPMKFAEQEKKRKMLWQGKKEGDKSQSAEIWEKLNFGNKDQNVKFRKLMGIKHEEEAGAASSSVDEESYKTLKQQEEVFRNLDAQYEMARSQTHTQRGMGLGFTSSMRGMDAV
- the RSRC2 gene encoding arginine/serine-rich coiled-coil protein 2 isoform X2 yields the protein MKGKNTEVGAEAKRTNFFLKQARRHGSKEKSSKKHRPEEHNDKDHPSDKGRESLNSSSENGEDRHKRKERKPSRGRSHSRSRSRERRHRSRSRDRKKSRSRSREKKRRVRSRSRSKSRHRHRSPSRSRSRSRSRERKKRPEKPRRFSRSHSRTPSPPPFRGRNTAMDAQEALARRLERAKKLQEQREKELVEKQKQQEMVAAAAATGGSVINVAALLASGTQVTPQIAMAAQMAALQAKALAETGIAVPSYYNPAAVNPMKFAEQEKKRKMLWQGKKEGDKSQSAEIWEKLNFGNKDQNVKFRKLMGIKHEEEAGAASSSVDEESYKTLKQQEEVFRNLDAQYEMARSQTHTQRGMGLGFTSSMRGMDAV
- the RSRC2 gene encoding arginine/serine-rich coiled-coil protein 2 isoform X3, which gives rise to MIRTNFFLKQARRHGSKEKSSKKHRPEEHNDKDHPSDKGRESLNSSSENGEDRHKRKERKPSRGRSHSRSRSRERRHRSRSRDRKKSRSRSREKKRRVRSRSRSKSRHRHRSPSRSRSRSRSRERKKRPEKPRRFSRSHSRTPSPPPFRGRNTAMDAQEALARRLERAKKLQEQREKELVEKQKQQEMVAAAAATGGSVINVAALLASGTQVTPQIAMAAQMAALQAKALAETGIAVPSYYNPAAVNPMKFAEQEKKRKMLWQGKKEGDKSQSAEIWEKLNFGNKDQNVKFRKLMGIKHEEEAGAASSSVDEESYKTLKQQEEVFRNLDAQYEMARSQTHTQRGMGLGFTSSMRGMDAV